A region from the Algoriphagus machipongonensis genome encodes:
- a CDS encoding glycosyltransferase — protein MGLFLLWFFFGVGLIIQVIYLLVIFGRTAFSKPSKATNNPSKEEAVTILVSAHNEFKNLKTLIPKLFEQDYPNYEVLIVNDRSTDRTKRLLEEMMAIYPKLRSVTIKYTPNHVTAKKFAMTLGIKVTKNDIILLTDADCRPNSNQWVRKITAPVRENNKTFALGYSGYEKEKGFLNSWIQYETLLTVLYYFSFGLWKAPFMGVGRNLCYRRSFFMEVKAFKDLWHIEGGDDDLFVNKYATGRNTAVVLDPESNTTSIPKKTVKEYLVQKKRHLHAGKYYRSEDKQKIGFFTLSHALFWLGGLGLMIYFGIDKSWEHFSIVFGIILLRSVIMVAVFSSSSKKIQGTKAPKNIWILDFLYLGYFWVLGTISHQAKDIQWK, from the coding sequence ATGGGCCTATTTTTACTTTGGTTTTTCTTCGGTGTTGGATTAATTATCCAGGTCATATACCTGTTAGTAATATTTGGACGTACCGCATTCTCAAAGCCTTCCAAGGCAACTAACAACCCTTCAAAAGAGGAAGCTGTCACTATACTAGTTTCAGCACATAATGAGTTTAAAAACCTTAAGACACTCATTCCCAAACTCTTCGAGCAAGATTACCCTAATTACGAAGTTCTAATCGTCAATGATAGATCCACGGATCGAACCAAACGATTACTCGAAGAAATGATGGCCATTTACCCGAAACTTAGATCGGTTACCATCAAGTACACTCCGAATCATGTCACTGCCAAAAAGTTTGCCATGACCCTGGGAATTAAAGTGACGAAAAATGATATCATTTTATTAACAGATGCCGATTGCCGTCCCAATTCAAATCAGTGGGTAAGAAAAATAACTGCACCTGTACGAGAAAACAATAAAACTTTTGCTCTGGGATATTCAGGTTATGAAAAAGAAAAGGGTTTTCTCAATAGCTGGATTCAATACGAAACCCTTCTTACGGTTCTTTATTACTTCTCTTTTGGCCTTTGGAAAGCTCCTTTTATGGGAGTAGGCAGAAACCTTTGTTATCGAAGAAGTTTTTTCATGGAAGTAAAGGCTTTTAAAGATCTTTGGCATATTGAAGGCGGAGATGATGATCTTTTCGTTAATAAGTATGCGACAGGCAGAAATACGGCAGTGGTTTTAGATCCAGAATCCAACACCACCTCTATTCCTAAAAAGACAGTCAAAGAGTATTTAGTGCAAAAGAAGAGGCACTTACATGCTGGAAAGTACTATCGATCAGAGGATAAACAAAAAATCGGTTTCTTTACTCTTTCGCATGCTTTGTTCTGGTTGGGAGGCCTCGGATTAATGATTTATTTCGGAATTGATAAGAGTTGGGAACATTTTTCAATAGTTTTCGGTATTATTCTTTTAAGGTCTGTAATAATGGTAGCCGTATTTTCGTCTTCCAGTAAGAAGATCCAAGGAACTAAGGCCCCAAAAAACATCTGGATATTGGATTTCTTGTATTTAGGTTACTTTTGGGTACTAGGGACTATATCCCACCAGGCAAAAGACATCCAATGGAAATAA
- the tgt gene encoding tRNA guanosine(34) transglycosylase Tgt, giving the protein MKFNLSHQDPKSKARAGVVKTDHGDIQTPIFMPVGTAGSVKAVHQRELMYDIKAEIILGNTYHLYLRPGLDILEKAGGLHKFNGWSKPILTDSGGYQVFSLAGTRKIKEDGVMFKSHIDGSKHHFTPENVMDIQRTIGADIIMAFDECTPYPCEYGYARNSMEMTHRWLKRCIDRFDSTEGKYGYSQTLFPIVQGSVYKDLRKQSAEFIASTNQEGNAIGGLSVGEPAEMMYEMTELVTDILPTDKPRYLMGVGTPANILECIALGVDMFDCVMPTRNARNGMLFTSEGIINIRNEKWKDDFSAIDPAIGGHVSTFYSKAYLRHLVISKEILAAQIASIHNLSFYLWLVKQAREHILSGDFAVWKDQMVKKVSTRL; this is encoded by the coding sequence ATGAAGTTTAACCTTTCTCATCAAGATCCCAAGAGTAAAGCCAGAGCAGGAGTAGTCAAAACTGATCATGGTGATATTCAAACTCCTATTTTCATGCCTGTAGGTACTGCAGGTTCTGTAAAAGCAGTGCATCAGCGGGAATTGATGTATGATATCAAAGCAGAAATAATTTTAGGAAATACCTATCATTTGTATCTGCGTCCAGGATTGGATATTCTGGAAAAAGCAGGAGGTCTCCATAAATTCAATGGTTGGTCTAAACCAATCCTGACGGATAGCGGAGGATATCAAGTGTTTTCTTTGGCGGGGACCAGAAAAATCAAAGAGGATGGTGTGATGTTTAAATCTCATATTGATGGTTCAAAGCATCATTTCACTCCAGAAAATGTGATGGATATCCAGCGAACCATTGGAGCTGATATCATTATGGCTTTTGATGAGTGTACTCCTTATCCATGTGAGTATGGCTATGCCAGGAATTCCATGGAGATGACCCATAGATGGCTAAAAAGATGTATCGATCGATTTGATTCCACAGAAGGGAAATATGGCTATAGTCAAACTTTGTTTCCTATCGTCCAAGGATCAGTTTATAAAGATTTGCGAAAGCAAAGTGCTGAGTTTATAGCTTCCACCAACCAAGAAGGAAATGCGATCGGAGGTCTTTCTGTGGGAGAACCAGCAGAAATGATGTATGAAATGACTGAACTGGTGACCGATATTCTACCTACAGATAAGCCGAGGTATCTGATGGGAGTAGGAACACCCGCCAATATTTTGGAATGCATTGCGCTTGGCGTGGATATGTTTGATTGTGTTATGCCCACTAGAAATGCCAGAAATGGAATGCTATTTACTTCTGAGGGGATTATCAATATAAGGAATGAAAAGTGGAAGGATGACTTTTCGGCCATCGATCCTGCTATTGGAGGTCATGTCAGTACTTTTTATTCAAAAGCATACTTGAGACATTTGGTGATCAGTAAAGAGATTTTGGCTGCGCAGATTGCAAGTATCCATAACCTAAGTTTTTATCTTTGGCTGGTAAAGCAGGCAAGAGAACATATCCTTTCAGGAGATTTTGCCGTTTGGAAAGATCAAATGGTAAAGAAAGTAAGCACCAGATTATAA
- a CDS encoding LptF/LptG family permease — MKLLDKLIIKDFLKTYFFVVLMLILIVLVLDFTEKNDSYIRNDVPSGEIMKYMINYGLYLNNLLTPITVFISVIFITSKMAGRTEIIAILSSGVSFPRMLRPFIFAAMLIGGVSFLLNGWVLPVATEGVTKFKLTYIDKTRTASDPNVHIKVGTDSYAYLSRFYKTGNTGYHFTLETIRDGRLINKLSSDRIQWDTAKNVWTLKNWRFRELNEFGEDYSVGEEMDTTLSITPDDFDLPENHHETLKLPELSRQIRVLEDRGADNVAFYKIERYVRFMSPFAAIILTFIGVIMSAKKSRGGSGFQIAMGFLLAFIYILLFILSRTFAENGASYPIFAVWLPNIVFGLTGLVLYKTVPR; from the coding sequence ATGAAACTTCTCGATAAGCTGATCATCAAGGATTTTTTGAAAACCTACTTTTTTGTAGTGTTGATGCTGATCTTGATTGTATTGGTTCTTGATTTTACAGAGAAGAATGATTCGTACATCAGAAATGATGTTCCTTCCGGGGAGATAATGAAATACATGATCAATTATGGTCTGTATCTCAATAATCTATTAACTCCGATTACCGTTTTTATTTCGGTCATTTTCATTACCTCTAAAATGGCTGGGAGAACGGAGATCATAGCCATCTTGAGTAGTGGAGTCAGTTTTCCCAGAATGCTCAGGCCCTTTATTTTTGCCGCTATGTTGATTGGAGGAGTCAGTTTTTTGCTAAATGGTTGGGTGTTGCCTGTTGCTACGGAGGGAGTGACCAAATTTAAGCTTACCTATATAGACAAAACAAGAACTGCTTCAGATCCTAATGTTCATATCAAAGTTGGGACTGATTCTTATGCCTACCTGAGTAGGTTTTATAAAACAGGTAACACAGGATACCATTTTACACTTGAGACCATTCGTGATGGTAGATTGATCAATAAGTTATCTTCAGACCGGATTCAGTGGGATACTGCCAAAAATGTTTGGACATTAAAGAATTGGCGATTTAGAGAACTCAATGAATTTGGGGAAGATTATTCGGTAGGGGAAGAAATGGATACTACCCTTTCTATCACGCCTGATGATTTTGACCTTCCTGAAAACCACCATGAAACCTTAAAGCTACCTGAGCTTAGTAGGCAAATTAGGGTTTTGGAAGATCGAGGTGCAGACAATGTTGCCTTTTATAAAATAGAGCGGTATGTTCGGTTTATGTCTCCTTTTGCGGCCATTATTTTGACTTTCATTGGAGTGATAATGTCTGCCAAAAAAAGTCGTGGGGGCTCCGGTTTCCAGATTGCCATGGGATTTTTATTAGCATTTATTTATATCTTATTATTTATCCTTTCCCGGACTTTTGCAGAAAATGGGGCATCCTATCCGATTTTTGCGGTCTGGCTTCCAAATATCGTATTTGGATTGACAGGGTTGGTACTTTATAAAACCGTTCCTCGCTAA